The Scomber scombrus chromosome 5, fScoSco1.1, whole genome shotgun sequence genome window below encodes:
- the acad8 gene encoding isobutyryl-CoA dehydrogenase, mitochondrial, whose protein sequence is MAAVGPLTRLARFGHSICRSHRVIFNRSSQRRGIASCVDPAHGLTDEQREFQKVAFDFATNEMAPYMAEWDQKEMFPVETMRKAAQLGFGGIYVQPDVGGSGLSRLDTSVIFEALSTGCVSTTAYISIHNMCAWMIDTFGNTEQREKFCPDLCSMEKFASYCLTEPGSGSDAASLMTTAQRKNDHYILNGSKAFISGGGDTDVYIVMCRTGGKGAKGISCVVVEKGTPGLSFGKKEKKVGWNSQPTRAVIFEDCAVPVTNQLGEEGQGFTIAMKGLNGGRINIASCSLGAAHACVQLARDHLLVRKQFGETLSNNQFLQFKLAEMATKLVASRLLVREAATALQENRSDAASLCAMAKLFVTDECFNICNQALQMHGGYGYLKDYAVQQFVRDIRVHQILEGTNEVMRMIISRNLLTES, encoded by the exons ATGGCGGCGGTCGGACCTCTAACGAGACTCGCCAGATTTGGCCACAGCATCTGCAGGAGCCACCGTGTAATATTTAACAGGAGCTCGCAGAGAAGAGGGATAGCTTCATGTGTCGACC CTGCTCATGGACTAACAGATGAACAGAGGGAGTTTCAGAAAGTGGCCTTTGACTTCGCAACCAATGAAATGGCTCCATACATGGCGGAGTGGGACCAGAAG gaaatgtttcctgttgagaCAATGCGGAAGGCAGCCCAGTTGGGCTTTGGTGGTATCTATGTTCAGCCAGATGTTGGAGGATCAGGTCTTTCTCGGCTGGACACATCAGTCATCTTTGAGGCCTTGTCAACAGGATGCGTCAGCACAACAGCTTACATCAGTATCCACAA CATGTGTGCCTGGATGATCGACACCTTTGGTAATACTGAGCAGAGGGAGAAGTTTTGCCCTGACCTCTGTTCAATGGAAAAGTTTGCTTCTTACTGTCTCACTGAACCAG GCAGCGGTAGTGATGCTGCTTCACTTATGACAACTGCACAGCGGAAAAATGACCACTACATCTTGAATGGTTCTAAG GCCTTCAtcagtggaggaggagacacagaTGTATATATTGTGATGTGCCGAACAGGAGGCAAAGGAGCCAAAGGCATCTCCTGTGTGGTGGTGGAGAAGGGAACCCCAGGCCTCAGTTTTggcaagaaagagaagaag GTGGGTTGGAACTCTCAGCCGACCAGGGCGGTGATATTTGAGGACTGTGCCGTGCCAGTGACCAACCAGCTTGGTGAGGAAGGACAAGGCTTCACCATCGCCATGAAAGGCCTGAATGGAGGCAGGATTAATATTg CTTCCTGTTCTCTTGGGGCGGCACACGCCTGTGTACAGCTGGCGAGGGATCACTTGTTGGTACGCAAACAGTTTGGAGAGACGCTCTCTAACAACCAG tttcttCAGTTCAAACTGGCAGAAATGGCCACAAAGTTGGTTGCGTCTCGCCTTTTGGTGCGTGAAGCTGCGACGGCGCTTCAGGAGAACCGGTCTGATGCCGCTTCCCTCTGCGCCATGGCCAAGCTCTTTGTCACAGATGAGTGCTTTAAT ATTTGCAACCAGGCTCTTCAGATGCACGGTGGGTACGGTTACCTCAAAGACTACGCAGTGCAGCAGTTTGTCCGTGACATCCGAGTACATCAGATCCTAGAAG GAACAAATGAGGTGATGAGGATGATCATCTCCCGAAATCTGCTGACAGAGTCATGA
- the thyn1 gene encoding thymocyte nuclear protein 1, producing the protein MSPKKRARGSKSTEHSAKDDEGETVSSVKETVGRKRKAAASVEAGKKESTESSSPPQYCHWLMKSEPESRFENGIDMKFGIEDLKGLPNQTGCWDGVRNYQARNFMRQMKEGQLAFFYHSNCKEPGIAGIMTIVKEAYVDHTQFDKKDVHYDAKSKPDNPKWSMVDVQYQRMMNRYISLSELKKYHLQHRAKGGPLKDMALFTRARLSVQPLTSVEFDFVLSLEDQEAL; encoded by the exons ATGTCTCCGAAGAAAAGGGCCAGAGGGAGCAAAAGTACAGAACATTCAG CCAAAGATGACGAGGGTGAAACAGTCTCTTCTGTGAAGGAGACAGTTGGCAGGAAGAGGAAAGCTGCAGCTTCTGTTGAGGctggaaaaaaggaaagcacAGAATCATCGAGTCCCCCGCAGTACTGTCACTGGCTGATGAAGTCTGAGCCTGAGAGCCGCTTTGAGAACGGCATCGATATGAAG TTTGGGATCGAGGATCTGAAGGGTTTGCCTAATCAGACAGGCTGCTGGGACGGTGTCCGCAATTATCAG GCGCGCAACTTTATGAGGCAGATGAAAGAAGGGCAGCTGGCTTTCTTTTATCACAGCAACTGTAAGGAACCGGGGATAGCAGGGATCATGACA ATCGTGAAGGAAGCATATGTGGACCATACTCAGTTTGACAAGAAAGACGTCCATTATGATGCGAAAAGCAAACCAGACAACCCCAAGTGGAGCATG GTTGATGTCCAGTATCAAAGGATGATGAATCGTTATATTTCTCTGTCTGAGCTGAAAAAGTACCACCTGCAGCATCGTGCCAAAGGAGGGCCTTTAAAGGACATGGCACTTTTTACAAGAGCCCGGCTGTCCGTGCAACCTCTCACCAGCG tgGAGTTTGATTTTGTCCTGAGTTTGGAGGACCAAGAGGCACTGTGA
- the vps26b gene encoding vacuolar protein sorting-associated protein 26B, giving the protein MSFFSFGQTAEIDVVLNDAETRKKAEHKTEDGKKDKYFLFYDGETVSGKVNVTLKNPGKRLEHQGIKIEFVGQIELYYDRGNHHEFVSLVKDLARPGEITQSQTFDFEFTHVEKPYESYTGQNVKLRYFLRASVIRRLNDITKEMDIVVHTLSTYPELNSSIKMEVGIEDCLHIEFEYNKSKYHLKDVIVGKIYFLLVRIKIKHMEIDIIKRETTGTGPSVYHENDTIAKYEIMDGAPVRGESIPIRLFLAGYDLTPTMRDINKKFSVRYYLNLVLIDEEERRYFKQQEITLWRKGDVVRKSMSHQAAIASQRYEGSAASESAMEKIAKEESG; this is encoded by the exons AtgagtttctttagttttggaCAAACTGCAGAAATTGATGTAGTACTGAATGATGCCGAAACGAGGAAGAAGGCTGAACACAAGActgaagatggaaagaaagacaaatactTTCTTTTCTATGATGGTGAGACTGTCAGTGGAAAGGTGAATGTCACACTGAAGAACCCCGGGAAGAGGCTGGAGCACCAAGGGATCAAAATTGAATTTGTTGGACAAATAG AGTTGTATTACGACAGAGGAAACCACCATGAGTTTGTTTCCCTGGTTAAAGACCTCGCCAGACCTGGTGAAATAACTCAGTCGCAGACCTTTGACTTCGAATTCACTCATGTGGAAAAACCTTACGAGTCCTACACAGGCCAGAATGTTAAGCTAAG ATACTTTCTACGCGCTTCGGTGATCAGAAGACTAAATGACATCACTAAAGAGATGGACATCGTCGTCCACACGTTGAGCACTTACCCCGAACTCAACTCGTCCATTAAAATGGAAGTTGGAATTGAGGATTGTCTCCACATTGAGTTTGAATACAACAAATCCAA GTACCATCTGAAAGATGTTATTGTGGGAAAAATCTATTTTCTGCTGGTGAGGATTAAGATAAAACACATGGAGATTGACATCATCAAACGTGAGACAACAGGCACTGGCCCCAGTGTATACCATGAAAACGACACTATTGCCAAGTATGAGATAATGGATGGAGCACCAgtcaggg gAGAGTCCATTCCCATCCGGTTATTTCTGGCTGGCTATGATCTGACTCCCACCATGCGGGACATCAACAAGAAGTTCTCTGTGCGCTACTACCTGAACCTGGTGCTGATtgatgaggaggagagacgCTACTTCAAACAGCAG gAGATCACACTGTGGAGAAAAGGGGACGTGGTGAGGAAGAGCATGTCTCACCAGGCAGCCATCGCCTCTCAGAGGTACGAGGGCTCGGCCGCCTCAGAGAGCGCAATGGAAAAGATTGCAAAGGAGGAAAGTGGGTAG
- the jam3a gene encoding junctional adhesion molecule 3B, with translation MRRCKMAIVRLIACFLLYTSLGHIPSSLCVILRTTDKIVWANEFEPIELTCLIESISTNNPRIEWKKIKNGVPSYVYFQNKIAGDLEQRAQLREPANILIYNATRSDTAEYRCEVAAIDDQRDFDEILISLAVRVKPVVPRCSVPEAVTVGTSTELRCLENEGFPASQYRWFHNNEELPQDHKNSPKFANSSYSINPDTGGLKFRRVRKEDAGEYYCQAKNDAGHAQCPPQMMEVYDVDILGIFLKSFGAVIVFLILTCSICHSLKRGCFSKKGLNENNYNWPAQTDGVDYGDADEGHFRHKSSFII, from the exons GCCACATTCCATCATCACTCTGCGTAATCCTACGAACCACAGACAAAATTGTTTGGGCAAATGAGTTTGAGC ccATCGAACTGACCTGTTTAATAGAGTCCATCTCGACTAACAACCCGAGGATTGAGTGGAAAAAGATTAAAAACGGTGTCCCCAGTTATGTGTACTTTCAAAACAAGATAGCAG GGGACTTGGAGCAAAGAGCACAGCTCAGAGAGCCGGCCAACATTCTGATCTACAACGCCACTCGGTCAGACACCGCAGAGTACCGCTGCGAGGTGGCCGCCATCGATGATCAAAGGGACTTTGATGAGATACTTATTAGTCTGGCAGTAAGAG TGAAACCTGTCGTACCACGGTGCAGCGTGCCTGAGGCAGTCACGGTCGGAACATCAACCGAGCTACGATGTCTGGAGAACGAGGGCTTCCCTGCGTCCCAGTACCGCTGGTTCCACAACAACGAGGAACTTCCTCAGGACCACAAAAACAGCCCTAAATTTGCCAACTCCTCCTACAGCATAAATCCTGACACTGGGGGCCTG AAATTTCGAAGGGTCAGAAAGGAGGACGCAGGGGAGTACTACTGCCAAGCGAAGAATGATGCCGGACATGCACAGTGTCCCCCGCAAATGATGGAAGTCT ATGACGTTGACATCCTTGGGATTTTCCTCAAGTCCTTCGGTGCAGTGATTGTGTTCCTGATCCTGACTTGTTCCATTTGTCATTCACTCAAACGTGGATGCTTCTCCAAAAAAGGTCTCAATGAAAATAA ctaCAATTGGCCGGCACAGACTGATGGTGTTGACTACGGTGATGCAGATGAG GGCCATTTTCGCCACAAGTCTTCATTCATCATTTGA